A single Pedobacter sp. PACM 27299 DNA region contains:
- a CDS encoding RelA/SpoT family protein: MKNTLVIDLEAEKQEILKRYRALLRACKPTLQRGDKKEIRKAFDMALESHKNMRRKSGEPYIYHPIAVAQIAAEEIGLGTTSIVCALLHDVVEDTDITLEDIEREFGKKTAKIIDGLTKISGVFDYNSSLQAENFRKMLLTLADDVRVILIKLADRLHNMRTMDFMPRHKQLKIASETIYLYAPLAHRLGLYAIKSELEDLSMKYLEPDTYKYIATQLNEKKAERTLFIKRFVEPINEILAEQGLTADIYGRPKSIHSIWNKMKSKNIPFEEVYDLFAIRIILDSAPENEKADCWKAYSIVTDLYRPNPDRLRDWVSSPKGNGYESLHTTVMGPKGQWVEVQIRTQRMNEIAEKGFAAHWKYKESSNDNGLDQWIMKVREMLNNPEANALDFLDDFKMNLFSDEIFIFTPKGALLQLPLGATALDFAFEIHTDVGAKCIGAKVNHKLVPLSYKLQNGDQVEIITSSKQTPKEDWLNIVVTAKAKSKIKSSLKEEKRKIADQGKETLERKLKSLKITYNTDNLNKLTYFFKLPSTQELFIAVAKGKIELKDLKDYLASEKEIENRGSSEKSDNQKIEALLNKVKGPESDILLIGEDLQKIDYTLAACCNPIPGDDVFGFVTVNEGIKIHRTNCPNAAQLMANYGYRVIKAKWNRQQELTFLTGLHIIGIDDVGLINNITKVISGDFKVNMRSITVDTDNGIFDGSIMVYVNDKEHLDNLIKNLLEVKGVTAVTRFDA, from the coding sequence ATGAAGAACACACTAGTGATTGATTTAGAAGCAGAGAAGCAAGAGATATTGAAGCGATACCGAGCGCTTTTGCGTGCCTGTAAGCCAACACTTCAAAGGGGGGATAAAAAGGAAATCAGAAAAGCATTTGATATGGCATTAGAAAGCCATAAAAACATGCGCAGAAAATCAGGTGAGCCTTATATTTATCACCCTATTGCTGTTGCGCAGATTGCTGCAGAAGAGATCGGACTAGGAACCACTTCGATTGTATGCGCTTTATTACATGATGTTGTAGAAGATACGGACATCACATTGGAAGATATTGAGCGTGAATTTGGCAAGAAAACAGCCAAAATCATTGATGGTCTAACCAAAATATCAGGAGTTTTTGATTACAACAGCTCTTTACAGGCGGAGAATTTCCGTAAGATGCTGCTGACACTGGCGGATGATGTGCGGGTAATTCTGATCAAACTGGCGGATCGTTTACACAACATGCGGACGATGGACTTTATGCCCAGACATAAGCAGTTGAAAATCGCTTCAGAAACCATTTACCTTTATGCTCCCCTGGCCCACCGCCTGGGATTATATGCAATTAAATCTGAGCTGGAAGATCTTTCCATGAAATATCTGGAGCCAGACACATATAAATATATTGCCACACAACTGAATGAGAAAAAGGCCGAGAGGACTTTATTTATCAAAAGGTTTGTGGAGCCGATCAATGAGATCCTGGCAGAACAAGGACTGACGGCCGATATCTACGGTCGCCCGAAATCCATCCATTCCATTTGGAATAAGATGAAAAGTAAAAATATTCCTTTTGAGGAAGTATATGACCTTTTCGCCATCAGGATCATTCTGGACAGTGCACCGGAAAATGAAAAAGCAGATTGCTGGAAAGCTTATTCCATTGTAACCGACTTATACCGTCCAAATCCTGATCGTCTGCGCGACTGGGTTTCGTCTCCAAAAGGAAACGGTTATGAATCTCTGCATACTACCGTAATGGGTCCTAAAGGCCAATGGGTAGAAGTTCAGATCCGTACACAGCGGATGAATGAGATTGCAGAAAAAGGTTTTGCAGCACACTGGAAATATAAAGAATCCAGCAATGATAATGGCCTGGATCAATGGATCATGAAGGTAAGAGAAATGCTGAACAATCCGGAAGCCAATGCTTTGGACTTCCTGGACGACTTCAAAATGAACCTTTTCTCGGATGAGATTTTCATCTTTACCCCTAAAGGAGCTTTACTTCAACTGCCACTGGGTGCTACTGCCTTAGACTTTGCCTTTGAAATCCATACCGATGTAGGTGCCAAATGTATTGGGGCAAAAGTGAACCATAAACTGGTGCCTTTATCTTACAAATTACAGAATGGCGATCAGGTAGAAATTATCACTTCCAGCAAACAGACGCCAAAAGAAGATTGGCTGAATATTGTGGTAACAGCGAAGGCCAAATCGAAGATCAAGTCGTCCTTAAAAGAAGAGAAAAGAAAAATTGCGGATCAGGGTAAAGAAACGTTGGAGCGTAAGTTGAAATCCTTAAAGATTACTTACAATACAGACAACCTGAACAAGCTAACTTACTTCTTCAAACTACCTTCAACACAGGAGCTTTTCATCGCCGTTGCGAAAGGAAAGATTGAGTTGAAAGACTTGAAAGATTACCTGGCTAGTGAAAAAGAGATTGAAAACAGAGGTTCTTCTGAGAAGAGCGACAATCAAAAGATCGAAGCTTTACTGAATAAAGTAAAAGGGCCGGAATCAGATATTCTTTTGATTGGCGAAGACCTGCAGAAGATTGATTATACGCTTGCCGCCTGCTGTAATCCCATTCCTGGGGATGACGTTTTTGGTTTTGTAACCGTAAATGAAGGGATCAAAATCCACCGTACCAATTGTCCGAATGCGGCACAGCTGATGGCCAATTATGGATACCGTGTGATCAAAGCCAAATGGAACCGTCAGCAGGAACTCACGTTCTTAACCGGATTGCATATTATTGGAATAGATGACGTAGGTTTGATCAATAATATCACGAAGGTGATTTCCGGAGATTTCAAGGTAAATATGCGTTCTATTACTGTCGACACAGATAATGGCATCTTTGATGGTTCCATTATGGTTTATGTAAATGATAAAGAACACTTAGACAACCTGATTAAAAATCTATTGGAAGTAAAAGGCGTGACGGCAGTTACCCGTTTTGATGCCTAA
- a CDS encoding Fur family transcriptional regulator, with protein sequence MSTNHNSELVRKIFEAYLENKSLRKTPERFAILEEIYSRDDHFDVETLYIHMKNQKYRVSRATVYNTLELLVSCDLVTKHQFGKNMAQFEKSYGYHQHDHIICIDCGKVVEFCDPRIHQIQSMVGDLLKFEIKHHSLNLYGVCFDCTAKNAMNNQNSEVKHAS encoded by the coding sequence ATGTCTACAAACCACAACAGCGAGTTAGTAAGAAAAATATTCGAAGCTTACCTCGAAAATAAGAGTCTGAGAAAAACACCGGAACGTTTTGCCATCTTAGAAGAAATATATTCCAGAGATGACCATTTCGATGTAGAGACGCTCTATATCCACATGAAAAACCAAAAATATCGTGTCAGTAGAGCTACTGTATACAACACTTTAGAGCTATTGGTTTCCTGTGATCTGGTTACTAAACATCAGTTTGGTAAAAACATGGCGCAGTTTGAGAAATCTTATGGCTACCATCAGCACGACCATATCATTTGTATTGACTGCGGGAAAGTAGTAGAGTTCTGCGATCCGCGTATTCATCAGATACAAAGCATGGTCGGAGATTTGCTAAAGTTTGAAATTAAACACCACTCACTGAACCTTTATGGCGTTTGTTTCGATTGCACTGCAAAAAATGCAATGAACAATCAGAATAGCGAAGTAAAACATGCAAGTTAA
- a CDS encoding adenylosuccinate synthase, which yields MTQVDVLLGLQWGDEGKGKIVDVLSPQYDLIARFQGGPNAGHTLEFDGKKFVLNTIPSGIFNEKTMNLIGNGVVIDPIILKRELDNLKAAGHDPVAKGKLVIARKAHLILPTHQLLDAANEQKMGKDKIGSTLKGIGPTYMDKTGRNGLRVGDTTLPDFKERYNKLVEKHKEILSHYEFEYDLTEKEAAFFEAIEFIKTIPHVDSEHYVNGFLKEGKKVLAEGAQGTLLDIDFGSYPFVTSSNTTTAGACTGLGIAPNRIGNVYGIFKAYCTRVGGGPFPTELDDEVGENLRQVGHEFGATTGRARRCGWIDIPALKYAIMLNGVTELIMMKADVLDGFDTIYACTHYEHNGETIDYMPYDIISVKPTPVLKAIEGWKTDVTKVNQVADIPAKLSAYIAFLEKELEVPVKYLSVGPDRVQTLELI from the coding sequence ATGACGCAAGTAGACGTGCTTCTGGGCCTGCAATGGGGCGATGAAGGCAAGGGAAAAATTGTTGATGTATTAAGTCCTCAATATGATTTGATAGCTCGTTTTCAAGGCGGTCCGAATGCCGGACATACTTTAGAGTTTGATGGCAAAAAGTTCGTTTTAAATACTATTCCATCAGGTATTTTCAATGAAAAAACAATGAATCTTATTGGTAATGGTGTGGTTATTGACCCGATCATTCTAAAAAGAGAGTTAGACAACCTAAAAGCTGCAGGACATGATCCAGTAGCCAAAGGGAAATTGGTAATTGCCCGTAAAGCACATTTGATTTTACCAACGCACCAGTTATTGGATGCTGCAAATGAGCAAAAAATGGGTAAGGACAAAATCGGTTCTACACTTAAAGGTATTGGCCCAACTTATATGGACAAAACCGGTCGTAATGGATTAAGAGTAGGTGATACTACCCTTCCTGATTTCAAGGAACGTTACAACAAATTGGTAGAGAAACATAAAGAGATTCTTTCTCATTATGAATTCGAATACGATTTAACGGAAAAAGAAGCTGCATTCTTTGAAGCGATTGAGTTTATCAAAACCATTCCTCATGTAGACAGTGAGCATTATGTAAATGGTTTCCTTAAAGAAGGAAAGAAAGTATTGGCAGAAGGTGCACAAGGAACATTATTGGACATCGACTTCGGTTCTTATCCATTTGTAACTTCTTCTAACACCACTACTGCTGGTGCTTGTACTGGTTTAGGTATTGCGCCAAACAGAATTGGTAATGTATACGGTATCTTCAAAGCTTACTGTACACGTGTTGGTGGTGGTCCATTCCCTACGGAACTGGATGACGAAGTTGGTGAAAACCTACGTCAGGTGGGTCATGAATTCGGTGCAACAACTGGTCGTGCCCGTCGCTGCGGATGGATTGATATCCCTGCATTAAAATATGCGATCATGTTAAATGGTGTAACTGAGCTGATCATGATGAAAGCAGATGTATTGGATGGTTTTGATACTATTTATGCCTGTACACATTATGAGCACAATGGTGAGACTATTGATTATATGCCATACGACATCATTTCTGTAAAACCTACGCCTGTTTTAAAAGCAATCGAAGGTTGGAAAACTGATGTAACTAAAGTAAATCAGGTAGCAGATATCCCTGCAAAACTTTCCGCTTATATTGCTTTCTTAGAGAAAGAATTGGAAGTACCAGTAAAATATCTGTCTGTCGGACCAGATAGAGTTCAAACTTTAGAATTGATCTAG